The following nucleotide sequence is from Solanum dulcamara chromosome 7, daSolDulc1.2, whole genome shotgun sequence.
CTTTCAACACAAAGGGGTACAAGGTCCTAGACTTAAGCTCTAGGAGGATACATGTTTCCAGAGATGTGTTTGATGAGAATGTTTTTCCTTTTGCACCGTCCTTTCCTGATCTTAATTTTCATTCTGTATTGAAAAAGCTAAGTCCAAATTCTAAATTGTTGAGCTCTACTTTCAACACTTAGGATAATAAGTTACATGTTGGATGAAGATGCCACTAATGATGTCACTTGTATTACTAATAGCACTAATGAGCTCTGCTATCTTAGCTAAGCTTAAATTCTAGAAAATGATGAATGGCAGATTTGTAGATTGTAGATTGGAGTTAGTTAGTTAAGAATTAGTTGGTTAGTTAGGAATCTTCTAGATGGTTTGAGTTTGTTACTGACATGTATACATACACAGCAGTGAAGTGAAATCAACATAGTTTTCATTTCCCAATTCATTCTTCTCTCAAACTTCTTCTTAGATATTTCAAgttcttcttctccaagctcCTTTGATGGAATTTTAGGTCAAATCTCAATTAATCTCAGCAGTCTAACACAGATTGCTTACAAAAGACAGACCAAGGCATTTTCACATTCCACTGGATGATGCCACATTGCTGTCTTTGTTGAAGCCAAGCTTTGGAGACCCGCTTGCACATATTTGTTGAGTGTGAGACTAGATAGGAGCTGTGATAAAGGCATTCAATAGTGGACTTTTTTCCTATTCAAAAGGTTGAGGTTCAGAAGGCACAAGAAGGAATCAAAAGGAGGCACTAGAAGAAAAAAGTGATTTATAGATATTTAGATGAAAGATTATAAATGTTGAAATAGAGGCGTTTGAATTGATTTATAAGATGTTTTCAGGTttgtttgagtgtttgactgaccaacttaaagtcattttatcctcaataaatagttgaatttatttggatgaacttattttaagcagtttataagttgaaaacaacttataagtcaaaaaaaaattaatttgcacctatttttttttaaacttataaacaatttttaacttagattaaaaataagtcaattcagaCTAATATGCTGTATTTCAAATAGCATATATGTTGgtatatattaaaagtgaagTCATAGAAAAGCATAGTCAAAGATTCTAGGAAACTAGCAAATGTCATAGCTTGATACACGTCACTTATTCATAGGAGGTGATTTTGGAAATAAGTGCTCTTTACGTATAGTGGTTTCTTTGTTGGTATAGTAATATTTACATTTACCcaaaaaaatttatgatttcaaattcGTATTCAAATGCCTATTAAGGAATTCATTTggacatgattttaaattatattgattTGAAGCTGAAATATTATTTggatatataattttaattttttaagtagtatttttttaaatataaatatgaaaattctatAATTTGTGAAAACTATCAATCTTATACAATCTTATCAAAcgagaaatcataatttataaataaggtAGTAAAAAATTTTAATCGAATTAATAAATTACATAAATCCATGttacttttataaataaatagttaTGATTACATGTTGTTACAGTTTacaaactttcaagtatacatAATGGCGAAACCCATTGATGACCCTCTAAAATTGCCACCAACTTTCCCTTAGACACCTAAAttaggctttgttcattttagacacctcaagtaaggctccgatgtgtcattttgacacttttttgacaatcaccaaaatatattaagtgtgtgtaatgcactcgcCTGACGTGTaaaaaatgaccaataatttgatgacacgtgacattttttttatctaaataataatttttttaaaaaataaaaattaacaactattatctaaagagaaaaaaaatataaatcaaatctAGCAATTGTTAGCCTCTAATGGCTTCAATTCTTCGGAAATCTCTGCAAAATCAATTTCTATCAGCCGCAAGAATCACCACAATCCTCAGCTCTAAACCTACACCTACATCACTTATGTTCCATCATCCTTCCTCTAGTAGGATTGGTCAAatcccatattttcttcaaggaGGAACATCAGATTCGAAACTGAATGTTGGGTTTTACCCAAGCTTTTCATTTGGGCATTTCCTAAATCCAGTTTCTCCAAATGGATTGATTTTATCTGAGGAATATAACGTTGTTGATGACTAGTCACATAAGATTTGGGCTGAtagtgtgaagaagaagaggaagaagatgatgaaCAAGCACAAGTTGAAGAAGTTAAGGAAGAGCCTAAGGAGGAAGACATAGTATATCTGACACTGTGTCATCGGTGAGGAATTTGTTATTGAGGCTGTATTTTGTCGTGTTTAGCTTTTGTGAATCTCTATCTGGCACAACGTCCATTTTTTCAGTTTGAAATGCTGGAAAGCTGTAATTTTCATTTGGTATATAGACAATTTTGGGAGAAGACATTGCAGAACCAAGTTTTagggaaaaaatatatataaatcaaattggATCAAAAAATCCGACGAACCTCCATTTTTTCCGGCAACattaatacaaatctaaaattattttgtttgaaATTGTTAAAGAATTCAAATCTTAAAGAACCCACAACAAAATTCGAAgtccaattaaaaaataaatgagcTATTCTCCAATTTTTCAGGTTTGTAAAAACAACTTCAACAATACAAGTAGTAATCTTTAAATCTAACTCATCAAGTTCTTGGCTTTTTGATGAATCAAGAGGCTTAGTGAATATGTGAACAAATCTATCAACGATTCTTGAATCTTTTGGAGAGATTGGGGGAGGGAAATTTATGGGTTTTGGGCAAATGGGTGtcgaagaaaatgaagaaagatTGTGTTTTGTAAAATGGATTTGTAAAAGAAGAACATgtaatgaagaagaagaagaagaagaaatgatggcagaaatgaaaaagaaaaagaacaaaaaaaaaaattaaagaaaaaaagagtttttCACGCACTTAAAATGGGTGTAGCACACGCAATGTGTCAAGTCAGctaaaagtgtcaaaatgacacatcggagccttacttgaggtatctaaaatgaacaaaacttaATTTAGGTGTATacgtgaaagttggtgccaactttaaggggtcaCCAATAGATTTCTGCCATACATAATTTTACAAGATTAACTAGTACAGTAATCAACAATAGTGGTACTGACAAACTTTCAAGTAGAGcgcaagttttttttttaaaatttaaaattatgagttttatttttataaaatataaatttatgggtcaaatttatatttttaaaaaaaattaaaattaaaatttaaaattcaaaatctgaatttgaatttaaaattgaaattgattttttataaaattttcataaaaaacgataatttaaaatcaaaatttgatatcAAGTTTCCAAATCCTATGATCTAATAcctatcaattttttaaaaaaataaatgtcaaatatcaaataagaaattaaaaaattacaaatcTACAAGATACTCTCtttgtccatttttattttttcattattgACTTTGCACGAttcttaagaaattataaatagaagtgtaattttatcatatcgctctttaaatataataaatataatgtcttaaaaaatataatagaaaaatgattattaattaatgataagaataaattaaaaattaagtataaattatctcttaattttatcaattaaataaatattattaaatatttatttttaatataataaataaataaaaatagaggaACAGAGTATTACAGAGGTGTAGAGTTTCAATTGACCAAGAAAATCGAAAACACCGACTCGAATAACTCAGTGCTGCGGCGTTTTCCATAACAGAAAACACCGACATAGGAATACCCGTCATTTGTCCCCTCCCGATTCCCCTTGAGATTTCCACTCTTACCGCACCAACAGTCCACAATTTTGCTGATGCGTATTATCCTATCTTCTTCTTATCCAAATTCTCTCATCTTTCTCGCATTTTATCCCTTACTAATCTATCTCCTCTAGTATCTTCACACCACAATAAATTACCCATAAATCATAGATTACCCGTTATTTCCAGAAACCCATTCTCCAcctttcatgtccttttcaatcTTTATCTAAAAATCTTGGGTTCAATTTATCTCCTTCCTCTTCTTATTATCTTCCTTGCctccctcttttttttttccttttcccttGGACCTTTCTGGGTAATCGATTTATCGGTTTTATTTCtttgtactttttttttttttggttaattgATACAGGTGTAGGTATGGTGTTAGTTGAGGCATTTATGGAGATTCTTGACAGACCCACGATAGGTGCAGTATTTGTAGAGATTATGATGTTTCTTGGTCCAGTTTGGATTGCATTTCTTGTGGGTATTACGGTGGGATGGATTTGGAAACCTAAATGGGCTACCTGGAAGAATTGTAAATTTGATTTTTCAGCACCTTCTTCCCCCAATGTTTTGGTTCCTTCTACCTCCAAAGGCTTGGAATTAATCGAACCCCAGAACTTTCAGTCCTCTAAGGCTCCCACCCCTAGTTTTTGTTCTTATGTGGATGCTGGCTCAGAGATTGAACAATTTGACAGTGGGTAAGCTCTATTGTTTAATTCAAATGAAAAGGTTTATGCTTTTTTACACTTTGGTTGGTTGGTTGTTAGATATCCTTGCTtaatatattgtattgtattgtctTGATGAATACAATGTTTGCGTAGATTGTATCGGTTCCTgttacataatgtcacacaCGAGCAATTTGCACGACAAATCTGTAAGAAAAGTAGCATACTGGATAGAGCTATTGTAAAAAAGTATGAATGACAAAATagtattattagataataagCGAATATAAaatgagaagagaaaaacaAGGTAAGATCACCCCAAATTGGTTGTTACATACTTCGTGTCATTACATAACATGGATTTAATGATATGACATAGTAAAgtttaagtaacaatcaaaacaagcattgtatttaaactaacaatataatacaatactcACTCTGTTTGTCCTAGTGCGAgaatttttcaataattttggTTTCGGCTTAATTGGATGGGGTCACTACTTAACTTTTTTCCCCTTTTCTGTCTTAGTCCATCGCAGCTGAATACTTTACCAATATCAGATGAAGATTTGGATCAGTTATGGCATCTTGTTGAGAGGAAAGACGGAGGCCCTccgtggaaacacatgatggaTCATTCTACCCCTAATATGAGCTATCAAGCATGGCAGCGTGATCCAGAGGTAGTAAAGGCTAGAGTCTAATATATTGCTATATTTTCCCCCCTTTGCTTGGTTTGTTCATTGATTTTTCCTTGTTACTTTTCTAGACTGGCCCCCCTCAATATTGCAGCCGAACTGTCTATGAGGACGCAACACCTGAATTATTGAGGGACTTCTTTTGGGATGATGAGTTCCGAGTGAAGTGGGACGACATGCTTGTTCATGCAGAAACGATAGAAGAGTGCCCCACAACAGGAACAATGGTAGTGCATTGGGTTCGAAAAGTAAGAATATGCAATGTACTCTTTTGCACATTCAGTATTTTGTTTAGCTAATAGTAGTTAATTCATTCGGATACATTTTGTGCAGTTCCCATTTTTCTGCAGCGACAGAGAATATATATTTGGTCGTCGAATATGGGAGTCAGGAAGGTCATATTATTGTGTAACAAAGGTACGGACCTCTGAGTAATTTTCCCtcttttgttcttattttgtataatattttattcaGATGAGCTTAAACGGAGCAACTTGGTTTCATATGGCCGATCCATCTTGCTTTTGATTTagatgttatttttgttgttgcgACTCTTCATTTCTTTAAGCTTTCAGCTGATAAGAAGGCGGCAAATTACTATGTTTAAGTTTGTCTCATATTATGCTTACAATGTTCCTATTTGTATGCTGTTTGCTTGAGTTTCTTCCATAAATGAATCGGTCTAGGACCTGTTTAATGGATGAATATGTTGTTAGTAGAATTGTTGCCTGATATCATTAGGTGCAGAGTCCACAATGAAACTTTGAGTAATTCAGAGACCTTGGAGGAGGTAGTTGTTCAGTGGATGGCATCTCTTGCGGAAATTCCTATTTCTCTAGACAGCACAATTGTCAGGTTATCTAGTTGTGAGATCATACCTTTTGTGGCACCAACACTTGAGCTGGTCCTGGAAATCCAGTAACAATGAGCGACGAGACAAATGATTCTTTTTGaaacttaaaattaaaagaatagtTCTGTAAAGAGTGTAGTTGACATCAGTTTGCTTGCTGGGATTCTCTAACTTTCACAAAATCCTTCTTTGGACTTCAATTAGAGAAACTGAGGATGGGCAGAGCTTGAGAGGCCTGATACATCAAAAGTATTCTACTTCTATGCCACAGTTAACGGACTACCCGAAAACATGTTTAATCATCCCCTTCACCCCGCCCCACcccccaaaaataatggaaagAAATCAGTGAATTGCTACATACTTTCTTTGTTATAATACTCTTCCGATCGACGCTGAACTGATTTTCCTATATttggaccccccccccccccctctcctCTAATTATGATTTTCCTTGTGATTTGTTAACCAGGGAGTGCCATGTCCTACTATTCCCAGGAAGGACAAACCAAGACGTGTTGACTTGTACTATTCAAGTTGGTTCATTCAAGCTGGTATGACCTTATTTCCTTCTTccaattcctttttcttttccagGTTGGCAAATTAACTTTTCATGCTTTTGCTTTCCCAACTAGCTAGCATATCTTTGAATTAGAACAGACAAGTGCATTAGCTTGACTGGCATaatcttcaattttttaaaaattcacaGTGACTTACTGGGCATGTATTTCCTGCATTTCCTTATCAAATTGTCTGCAAGTGTCGCTCACAAGATTTAGACTTAAAAGTGATGATTATCCGACTCTGACTTCCATCTATGTTGTGTATGAAACAGTGGAATCAAGGAAAGGAAATGGCCAGCTGACTGCATGTGAGGTGCTTCTCTTCCATTACGAAGATATGGGCATCCCATGGGAAATCGCAAAATTTGGGGTGAGGCAAGGTATGTGGGGGGCTGTAAGAAAGATTGAACGTGGGCTTCGTTCCTACCAGAAATCAAGAGCATCTAACGCGAAGATCACTCACTTTGCTTTAATGGCCCAAGTAAATACGAAAATTGATCCAGAATATTTGAAGTCAACAGATGGGGATGAGGAATCATCAGGGACTGAACTACAGGTTTCACCTGCAAAACGTGAGGGCAGTATAAACATACCAAAGCTACTTATCATTGGCGGAGCTTTGTTTGTTGCTTGTACCCTTGACCAAGGGATCATACCTAAGGCACTTTTGTTTAATTTAGCGAAAAGGTTTggaaatataggaaaaagagCAAGTCCAAGGCCATGACCGATCATTTCACTTGTACAATGATTTTGTTGTACAtaacctaattttttttttccttttagtaTAGTTAGTGATCGATAAAAGCAATGACTTTTACATGTAACACAagcagagtattattgatcaatACAAGCGCAGCACAAATGTTATCATCTGTTTTACCCGAGGCCTTCGATACTTAATTACTACAGATTGTCAAGAAGAAATTCTTACCACATGACTATTGTTCATGTGAGTTTTTTTACTATGAATAGCCCCCTTATAGAAAGCTTACAACCCTGCCTTTATAGTCGCAACTGTTCTGAAAAAAGAGTTTGTTTTAGGCTTAAGCAATGAGCCAAAAGCAATAGAAGTATAAAGCTAAGGGATATTAGTTGCCTTGACAGACGAGAAAAGTAAATAATTATCACGTCGTAATTTCACCTCCAAGAAAGGGTAAAACAGTGGAATTACATTAACATGCACTAGACGAAATATACATCATATACCCTTTTGGTGCTTTTTCAAtctcttttgttttcttttcttctttttctaaaaaagaTCGACAATTTGTGCTTACACTTGATATGACTCATAAATTTCTTAACAATTGTCTGAAATATATTTGAGTTCAAAGTTTGGTTTCTCCCAAGTTTCTTTTTGTAAAAAGATAACTGCCAATGCATATGTTAGCTTTGTTTACTCTGTTTCAATCTATTTGTCTTATCtatatcatatttatttattcattatacaaaaaataaatatcaaataatacttgtttaatttatgaaattaagaaataattttatactTAGTTCCTAATTTACCCTCCTCATTAATTATAATCACTTTTCTATTACATTTTTcaagatattatatttattatattcaaataaaattatctttctatttatgatttttcaaaaaatggATAAGTATTATTGGAAGTGGAAGTAATTGAGACGGTTACAAATCCAACATCCACTTTAGCAACTACTTTAATCTTCGTTGCTTTTTAGGTTAAAAGAAAACCCAATTAAAACTAAGTGCCAACAACTTTTGTCtaatcataaactccaattctctttatatgtcaaattagctgcaatttttaatttgtttttttgttattaGTTTGATTAATTGTATTAAATTTTTCTGCACTTGTCTAACAggtttttagttttattttcctAGATTAGTTCTTAGTTCATTAGTCGTTGATGAGGGAACCagattaatagaaaaatatgaatGGAAGTTGTTCAAACAAATAAATGAAACGAAATGAATTATCAGATTTCATACTAGTACTAAATTGTATCAACGATTACATGGCCGTGGCTAATTAGTTACAATCAGACAAGAATAAAGAATTTCAATCTTTTAGACTTTATGTAAAAATCAATACGGAAGTATTGTTTCGAAACAGTGGACCCCATCCAATTCAGGTGCAAACCTCGGCCTCCTTTGCTGCTGTGGACGCAACGGCGATATTGAAGATGACGGCGCCGGCGCCGCCTCTCCAGCGTTGTTCGGTTCACCGGTTGAGGAAATAGACGACGGAGAAGCGGCGGTCTTGCGATTGGATACAAGAGGGCCCAGACCTTGTTGTTGTTCGTTGTCAGAAGTGGCCGGTGGCCAAGAGCGGCTCACCTTGTGGCCAAAAATTTCAGCGGAGAGAGCATCAAAGGAACTGAAAATTGACATCATCATCGTTGATGGCTTTTTCCTTTCGCTTCCTTCGAATTGCTTTGTTGATTGGTTTATTATTGTAAAAGATGCTAAAACTTGACGCCGAAGAAAAGAAGCTCGGGAAGTAGTGTATTTATAGAGGGACATTCTCTCTAATTTCTTCGAGTTCTTACTTAGATCtaagttaaaatttaattaattaaaaaaattacaatttaagttcaatcttctttttttctgaATATCTTaatacaattattatttttattatagttatacatacatattaaatataaatatctttttaaaaatatttgatgaagAAATGGATTATGTAGAAATATTAGAACTAATAAAAAATTGCCAAGTCAATCCCAAAGTTAAACATTAAGCATGCTATGATTTTATATGCTAATTTGATCACGTGGACTACCAATCTCTTATGAATTCGTCACGGTTCACGACTCTTCTATTTTTTGAACGACATGATATTTTTCCTTCCGGATTAAATGGGAAGC
It contains:
- the LOC129895563 gene encoding uncharacterized protein LOC129895563, producing MVLVEAFMEILDRPTIGAVFVEIMMFLGPVWIAFLVGITVGWIWKPKWATWKNCKFDFSAPSSPNVLVPSTSKGLELIEPQNFQSSKAPTPSFCSYVDAGSEIEQFDSGPSQLNTLPISDEDLDQLWHLVERKDGGPPWKHMMDHSTPNMSYQAWQRDPETGPPQYCSRTVYEDATPELLRDFFWDDEFRVKWDDMLVHAETIEECPTTGTMVVHWVRKFPFFCSDREYIFGRRIWESGRSYYCVTKGVPCPTIPRKDKPRRVDLYYSSWFIQAVESRKGNGQLTACEVLLFHYEDMGIPWEIAKFGVRQGMWGAVRKIERGLRSYQKSRASNAKITHFALMAQVNTKIDPEYLKSTDGDEESSGTELQVSPAKREGSINIPKLLIIGGALFVACTLDQGIIPKALLFNLAKRFGNIGKRASPRP
- the LOC129895741 gene encoding uncharacterized protein LOC129895741, with the translated sequence MMMSIFSSFDALSAEIFGHKVSRSWPPATSDNEQQQGLGPLVSNRKTAASPSSISSTGEPNNAGEAAPAPSSSISPLRPQQQRRPRFAPELDGVHCFETILPY